In one Pseudarthrobacter sp. NBSH8 genomic region, the following are encoded:
- a CDS encoding DUF6079 family protein produces the protein MTILLRDVFDIPERAGVEDYVLRLTDAVSGDGARHALDDYVVTPSLVEAFESALGLVSNALTTGINRGSFLTGSFGSGKSHFMAVLHALLRHDPKARSVAELQETVARHDAVLSGRNILPLAFHFLDGKSMEQVIFDSYVRHIQAAHPGASLPALFASDALLEDAEHLREKIGDSSFLQGLGGGTTDDEFDEFSGLLGSSGWGLDRYKAALTAPAQSVERQSLVSALVGTYFTAVVRSGQYVDLDTGLAAMSSHAKSLGYDAVVLFLDELVLWLAFGMHEPEFFRRESQKLTKLVEGSYGSLEAPLVSFVARQMDLRKWFADAGANGAQQEALESAFRHQEGRFMKIELGDDNLPFVASKRLLKPKDDAARQSVDDAFTRLDRNPKVWDVLLDGANSDDQHRGSDEKAFRLTYPFAPALVSTLRSLASVMQRDRTALKVMQQMMVDRRSAMSIDEVIPVGDSFDYIVKGQAGAALDAQAAALFRSATQLYQDKLLPKILSTHHLAASDLQDPSRLTTAFRADDRLAKTLLLSAVAPNVPALKALTAARLASLNHGSIASPLPGGEANIVLAKVKSWAREVPEIHVGSEPLNPIIRVQLSNVDYESIVEKAKGEDNPGRQRELIRKLVAEGLGLELGDPDAWNVYRHPVVWRGSKREVELVFGNVRDAGWLTDEHFRAGAGAWRFVIDHPFDDQQHTATEDIERIENLRARNFTSRTVVWLPRFLSAESMRDLRRLVVLDWLLEGTGDRWNSHANHLSEVDRQQARGILESQQAALREGLLRVTQQAYGAATPAPGALLEDPAHVEVLYSLDPEYVPQPPVGATLGAGFRQLVNRAFESSYPGHPRFEPEDTEVRIADLKAVASAIEAAAADPEGRAPYSGDARTVRRIANPLEVGLAGETHFLLGDGRFGPWGAAIERGLSRAGIGNDDTVTVSKLREIIDGVEPAHGLRSEVSDLIVIAWGLLRQRAWFNHGGALPAAPSPGSLQPSMELRPQPMPTEQEWAAARATAGRVFAIEATKYRTPATVATLADATRTFARTRVVDADALVNALESAATRLKTDGGARLVLAGGMAKALGALQHQNGVTLIQTLAGLDLPATPEEASASLTRAKIVAAALSDFAWNRLMPVREAAAGDGERADAAQAILDRLITALNSHEHAYPCAAALKTAEDGIFDWFASAPVPPTRPVIDPDPGLTPPAVVPDPMKPDDVPLPKADPPVDSQPGGAWRTADAGTVGELQKFLRENPGKRVEVQWRIVE, from the coding sequence ATGACCATCCTGCTTCGCGACGTCTTCGACATCCCTGAACGCGCCGGAGTGGAAGACTATGTCCTCCGCCTCACCGACGCTGTCAGCGGCGACGGTGCCCGGCATGCCCTCGACGACTATGTGGTCACGCCGTCCTTGGTCGAGGCATTCGAGTCGGCGTTGGGGCTCGTTTCCAATGCGCTCACCACAGGCATCAACCGCGGGTCGTTCCTGACCGGGTCCTTCGGTTCCGGTAAGTCCCACTTCATGGCAGTCCTCCACGCCCTGCTGCGCCATGATCCAAAGGCGCGTTCGGTGGCGGAGCTGCAGGAAACCGTGGCCCGGCACGACGCTGTCCTCTCCGGCAGGAACATCCTGCCGCTGGCCTTCCATTTCCTGGACGGCAAGTCGATGGAACAGGTGATCTTCGACTCCTATGTCCGCCATATTCAGGCTGCGCACCCGGGGGCATCCTTGCCTGCGCTCTTCGCCTCCGATGCGCTCCTTGAGGATGCGGAGCACTTGCGCGAGAAGATTGGCGATAGCTCCTTCCTCCAGGGTCTCGGCGGCGGAACCACCGACGATGAATTCGACGAGTTCTCCGGATTGTTGGGGTCAAGCGGCTGGGGCCTCGACCGCTACAAGGCCGCCCTTACCGCGCCGGCCCAGAGTGTAGAGCGTCAGTCGCTGGTCAGCGCCCTGGTGGGGACATATTTTACGGCCGTAGTACGCTCCGGCCAGTACGTGGACCTGGACACCGGTCTGGCAGCAATGTCGTCGCATGCCAAGTCACTGGGGTACGACGCCGTCGTCCTGTTCCTCGACGAACTGGTCCTTTGGCTCGCCTTCGGCATGCACGAACCGGAGTTTTTCCGCCGCGAATCCCAAAAACTGACCAAACTGGTAGAGGGTTCCTACGGCAGCCTCGAGGCCCCGCTGGTCTCCTTCGTAGCCCGGCAGATGGACCTGCGGAAGTGGTTTGCCGACGCCGGCGCCAATGGCGCCCAGCAGGAGGCCCTCGAGTCCGCGTTCCGGCACCAGGAGGGACGCTTCATGAAAATCGAACTGGGGGATGACAATCTCCCGTTCGTTGCCAGTAAACGCCTCCTAAAGCCGAAGGATGACGCCGCCAGGCAGTCCGTTGACGATGCCTTCACCCGGCTGGACCGCAACCCCAAGGTCTGGGACGTGCTGCTGGACGGGGCCAATTCCGATGACCAGCACCGGGGCTCGGATGAGAAGGCCTTCCGGCTCACCTACCCCTTCGCCCCTGCGCTGGTCTCCACCCTGAGATCGTTGGCAAGCGTCATGCAGCGCGACCGGACCGCGCTGAAGGTCATGCAACAGATGATGGTTGACCGCCGGAGCGCCATGAGCATAGACGAGGTTATCCCGGTCGGGGACAGCTTTGATTACATCGTCAAAGGCCAGGCCGGGGCTGCCCTTGACGCGCAGGCTGCAGCGCTTTTCCGCTCTGCCACCCAGCTGTACCAGGACAAGCTGCTGCCCAAAATTCTCTCCACCCATCATCTGGCCGCATCCGATCTACAGGATCCGTCCCGGCTGACCACTGCTTTCCGTGCGGATGACCGGCTCGCCAAGACGCTGTTGCTCTCCGCTGTCGCCCCCAATGTCCCCGCCCTGAAGGCACTCACCGCGGCCCGGCTCGCCTCCCTGAACCATGGATCGATCGCGTCCCCGCTGCCCGGCGGCGAGGCCAACATCGTGCTGGCCAAGGTAAAGAGCTGGGCCCGTGAGGTGCCGGAAATCCATGTGGGGTCGGAACCGCTGAATCCCATCATCCGGGTCCAGCTGTCCAACGTGGACTACGAGTCCATCGTGGAGAAAGCCAAGGGCGAGGACAACCCCGGGCGCCAGCGCGAACTGATCCGCAAGCTGGTCGCCGAAGGGCTCGGCCTGGAACTGGGCGACCCCGATGCCTGGAACGTCTACCGGCACCCCGTCGTGTGGCGTGGCTCCAAGCGCGAGGTCGAACTGGTCTTCGGCAACGTGCGCGATGCAGGCTGGTTAACGGATGAGCATTTCCGCGCCGGGGCCGGGGCATGGCGCTTCGTCATCGACCACCCCTTCGATGACCAACAGCACACCGCCACCGAAGACATCGAGCGGATTGAAAATCTGCGCGCCCGCAATTTCACCTCACGTACCGTCGTCTGGCTACCACGCTTCCTCTCGGCAGAGTCCATGCGGGACCTGCGCCGGCTCGTGGTGCTCGACTGGTTACTGGAAGGCACCGGGGACCGGTGGAACAGCCATGCCAACCACCTCAGTGAAGTGGACCGCCAACAGGCCCGCGGCATCTTGGAGTCCCAGCAGGCGGCACTGCGTGAGGGATTGTTGCGTGTCACCCAGCAGGCCTACGGAGCAGCGACTCCCGCGCCTGGAGCCCTGCTGGAGGATCCCGCGCATGTGGAGGTCCTGTATTCGCTGGATCCGGAATATGTGCCTCAGCCTCCCGTCGGGGCCACCCTGGGGGCCGGCTTCAGGCAGCTGGTGAACCGTGCGTTTGAATCTTCCTATCCCGGCCATCCGCGCTTCGAACCGGAGGACACCGAGGTCAGGATCGCCGACCTCAAAGCCGTCGCCTCCGCGATTGAGGCCGCAGCCGCAGACCCTGAGGGCCGCGCCCCCTACTCCGGCGATGCCCGGACCGTCCGCCGGATCGCCAACCCCCTTGAAGTGGGACTCGCAGGGGAAACTCATTTCCTCCTCGGCGACGGACGTTTCGGTCCATGGGGTGCCGCGATTGAGCGAGGGCTCTCGCGGGCCGGTATCGGCAACGACGATACCGTCACGGTTTCAAAGTTGCGCGAGATCATCGACGGCGTCGAACCGGCCCACGGGCTGCGCAGCGAGGTCTCCGACCTGATCGTGATTGCGTGGGGCCTGCTGCGCCAGCGTGCCTGGTTCAACCATGGCGGTGCCTTGCCCGCCGCTCCTTCGCCCGGCTCGCTCCAGCCCAGCATGGAACTGCGGCCGCAGCCCATGCCAACGGAACAGGAGTGGGCGGCCGCACGTGCCACCGCTGGCCGCGTGTTCGCAATCGAGGCCACCAAGTACCGCACCCCTGCCACGGTGGCCACCCTGGCCGACGCAACCCGAACGTTTGCACGCACGCGCGTTGTCGACGCGGACGCGCTAGTCAATGCGCTGGAGTCTGCCGCCACGCGGCTCAAAACAGATGGGGGTGCCCGTCTGGTGCTCGCCGGCGGGATGGCGAAGGCCCTTGGCGCCTTGCAGCACCAAAATGGGGTGACACTGATCCAAACCTTGGCCGGACTCGACCTCCCGGCCACGCCGGAGGAAGCCTCGGCCTCCCTGACCCGCGCCAAGATCGTTGCCGCGGCCCTGTCGGACTTCGCATGGAACCGGTTGATGCCCGTCCGCGAAGCCGCCGCCGGCGACGGCGAACGCGCGGATGCGGCGCAAGCCATCCTCGACCGTCTCATCACCGCCCTGAACAGCCATGAGCACGCTTACCCCTGCGCGGCGGCACTGAAGACCGCCGAAGATGGGATATTCGACTGGTTCGCCAGCGCTCCTGTGCCGCCAACGCGCCCGGTGATTGATCCCGATCCCGGATTGACGCCTCCGGCAGTCGTTCCAGATCCGATGAAACCTGATGATGTCCCGCTGCCGAAGGCAGACCCGCCCGTAGATAGCCAGCCGGGCGGAGCTTGGCGCACCGCCGATGCCGGTACCGTGGGTGAGCTCCAAAAGTTCCTGCGGGAAAACCCTGGAAAACGCGTCGAAGTGCAGTGGAGGATCGTCGAGTGA
- the brxD gene encoding BREX system ATP-binding protein BrxD, with translation MADVSPRRRREVVDALRRGTVPCNGLDLLAVGLDRFQRAVDEELETVAGGGAVVKAVRGEYGTGKTFYTRHLAEKALRKGFAAAEVQISETETPLHKLETVYRRITESLRTASVAPSAFRSVLDAWLFTLEDDAIAADPSLATASAGDLAAAADELLDRRLAEVSAKTPAFAQALRGYRAAVAAGDAGVADGLAAWLGGQPHVGAAAKRGAGIRGDLDHFGALGFLQGLLLILRDAGHPGLLVVLDEVETLQRMRSDVRDKALNALRQLMDEVDSGRFPGLYLVLTGTPAFFTGPSGVPRLAPLAQRLATDFGTDARFDNPRAVQIRLAGFDREALEALGTKVRDLYLLGADAPDRIRQLVDDPYISDLAAAVTGGLGGKVGIAPRIFLKKLIGDVLDRVDQFADFDPRQHYALTLAREELSPEERSAVGGTVGMAGGYAATADDVELNL, from the coding sequence GTGGCTGACGTCTCGCCGCGCAGGCGCCGCGAGGTAGTCGACGCCCTGCGGCGCGGCACGGTGCCCTGCAACGGGCTCGACCTGCTGGCTGTCGGTCTGGACCGGTTCCAGCGTGCGGTCGATGAGGAACTCGAGACCGTCGCCGGCGGTGGCGCGGTGGTCAAGGCAGTCCGTGGTGAGTACGGCACGGGCAAGACGTTCTACACCCGCCACCTTGCGGAGAAGGCCCTCAGAAAAGGCTTTGCCGCCGCCGAAGTGCAGATTTCCGAAACCGAGACCCCGCTGCACAAGCTTGAAACCGTTTACCGGCGGATCACCGAGTCGCTGCGTACCGCCTCGGTGGCACCCAGTGCGTTCCGTTCCGTTCTGGATGCCTGGCTGTTCACCCTCGAGGATGACGCCATCGCCGCGGATCCTTCGCTGGCTACCGCTTCGGCGGGTGACTTGGCGGCTGCCGCGGACGAGCTTCTGGACCGTCGATTGGCCGAGGTGAGCGCTAAGACACCTGCCTTCGCCCAGGCTCTCCGCGGTTACCGGGCAGCCGTAGCTGCCGGTGATGCTGGCGTTGCGGACGGGCTCGCTGCATGGCTTGGGGGCCAGCCCCATGTGGGAGCTGCGGCCAAGCGCGGGGCCGGCATCCGTGGCGATCTGGACCACTTCGGTGCCTTGGGATTCTTGCAGGGTCTGCTGCTGATCCTGCGCGACGCCGGACATCCCGGCCTTTTGGTGGTGCTGGACGAGGTCGAAACCCTGCAACGGATGCGTTCGGATGTACGGGACAAGGCACTCAACGCGCTGCGCCAACTCATGGACGAAGTGGATTCCGGGCGCTTCCCCGGGCTGTACCTGGTCCTGACCGGAACACCGGCTTTCTTCACCGGCCCATCAGGGGTGCCACGGCTGGCGCCCCTGGCTCAGCGGCTGGCCACGGACTTCGGCACCGATGCCCGCTTCGATAACCCCCGGGCGGTGCAGATCCGTTTGGCCGGCTTCGACCGTGAAGCGCTCGAAGCGTTGGGCACCAAAGTACGGGACCTCTACCTTCTCGGTGCCGACGCTCCTGACCGCATCCGCCAACTCGTCGACGATCCCTATATCTCGGATCTGGCCGCCGCCGTGACCGGCGGTCTGGGCGGAAAGGTGGGCATCGCTCCAAGGATTTTCCTGAAGAAACTGATCGGTGACGTACTGGACCGGGTTGACCAGTTCGCTGACTTCGACCCACGCCAGCACTACGCCTTGACCTTGGCCCGCGAGGAACTAAGCCCCGAGGAACGCAGCGCCGTCGGCGGTACCGTCGGAATGGCCGGCGGCTATGCGGCGACCGCGGACGACGTCGAACTCAACCTGTGA
- the pglZ gene encoding BREX-2 system phosphatase PglZ: MSAQATVAGTVSTAVVRSLISAARKHGSQRVIGLRAVPDPGAERRFADSGEPVHILPCVSSLAIRDALRNRASEEWLVILTDRPEEDLGAGILGHFANQRLQTPGAWEALKERFGADRLDRTLSTLKRGLPVAQGLLRITPDEGWPVAPGAVLSIDHAFGSVAERQLALQRGPVDALSVLDWTTRSDAADRMADLREFGGNELADAVLQWLADCAGRASKPLLRLLLSGRTADAIPIGIALHVLTGTAGRTPQDQQLTQLALARLEHLWAGSGEAVTPAMVATLGTVSRSVVEALLDDSARWQEGHGALQAADRLLGKIQASSLGRDSPLLPTGLTALLHRLSDTLRSFPSSGIAAVEEAWARVEAHRLAYPPGGNPQDPRVGPFRAAVRLARWLNGDDRLPESFAAAVKLHAHEHAWVDAAYNDAAGGVSDQLLGEGLGAILRLTQQRRHGHDRAFARLLAASTASDEGRTTGRLDGAGDRVWHLERLLPSVVLPLARAKNTLLLVLDGMSAASAAELASTVLHGNEGWAEVIPAAAERRGSAVAVLPTLTNLSRTSLFSGELTSGGQSRELSGFAAVAKAGGIAHSVLFHKAPLDSSRPGLALQDDIAVAIADQQTQLVACVLNTIDDALDKSDPAGTTWTPETIRHLRPLLSAAMAAGRTVVMTSDHGHIVERRRGELRAFGETSSARSRTPEPAAGDDEVLVQGRRVLAEGGRAVLAVDETLRYGPVKAGYHGGASPAEVVVPVVTLVPGDNVPDGWKLAPSQEPLWWSVAASGAAVRPASPAAGLTKAAKDNTPSMLDNFDSPDPVPAAPGIGAAVVSSGTFKAQKAIAGRLAVADNHVVALLDALAAVPGTRLVKETAAVVLQVAPARMDGAVAQLQKLLNVEGYGVLRVDGSMLVLDARLLREQFGVTDRG; encoded by the coding sequence GTGAGCGCACAGGCGACTGTTGCCGGAACGGTGAGCACCGCCGTCGTCCGTTCCCTGATTTCCGCCGCCCGCAAGCATGGCAGCCAGCGGGTCATCGGCCTCCGTGCGGTCCCGGATCCCGGCGCCGAACGACGCTTCGCGGATTCCGGGGAACCCGTACACATCCTGCCCTGCGTCTCTTCGCTCGCCATCCGGGATGCCTTGCGCAACCGGGCCAGTGAGGAATGGCTCGTAATCCTGACCGATCGGCCGGAGGAAGACCTGGGTGCCGGTATCCTGGGGCATTTCGCGAACCAGCGACTCCAGACGCCGGGGGCATGGGAGGCACTCAAGGAGCGTTTTGGTGCCGATCGGCTCGACCGTACGTTATCCACGCTGAAGCGGGGGTTGCCGGTGGCGCAGGGCCTGCTGCGCATCACTCCCGACGAAGGGTGGCCCGTCGCCCCGGGCGCCGTGTTGAGCATCGATCATGCCTTCGGTTCCGTTGCGGAGCGGCAGTTGGCACTGCAGCGCGGTCCGGTGGACGCCCTCAGCGTCCTGGACTGGACCACGAGATCCGATGCCGCGGACCGCATGGCGGACCTGCGGGAATTCGGCGGAAATGAACTCGCCGACGCCGTCCTCCAGTGGCTGGCCGACTGTGCCGGGCGTGCAAGCAAACCACTGCTGCGGTTGCTCCTCTCCGGCCGGACCGCCGATGCCATCCCGATCGGGATTGCGCTCCATGTACTGACTGGCACGGCCGGCCGGACTCCCCAGGACCAGCAGCTCACCCAGCTGGCACTGGCCAGGCTCGAACACCTGTGGGCCGGTTCCGGCGAAGCAGTTACCCCGGCCATGGTGGCGACGTTGGGCACGGTCTCGCGCAGCGTCGTCGAAGCCCTGCTGGATGATTCGGCGCGCTGGCAAGAAGGCCATGGCGCGTTGCAGGCCGCCGACAGGTTGCTGGGCAAGATCCAGGCTTCCAGCCTGGGCCGCGACTCGCCGCTGCTGCCCACCGGCCTCACTGCGTTGCTGCACCGGCTCAGTGACACGCTTCGTTCCTTCCCTTCGTCGGGGATCGCCGCTGTGGAGGAGGCCTGGGCGCGGGTCGAAGCCCATCGCTTGGCCTATCCGCCAGGAGGAAACCCCCAGGATCCGCGGGTGGGCCCGTTCCGTGCCGCTGTCCGCTTGGCCCGCTGGCTCAACGGCGACGACCGGCTTCCTGAGAGTTTCGCCGCTGCAGTGAAACTCCACGCCCACGAACATGCCTGGGTTGATGCCGCTTATAACGACGCGGCGGGCGGCGTCAGCGACCAGCTTCTGGGTGAAGGTCTCGGTGCCATCCTGCGGCTCACGCAGCAACGGCGCCATGGCCACGACCGTGCGTTCGCGCGGCTGCTGGCCGCTTCAACCGCTTCGGATGAGGGCCGGACGACAGGCCGTTTGGACGGTGCCGGAGACCGGGTCTGGCACTTGGAGCGCTTGCTGCCCTCGGTGGTGTTGCCGTTGGCCCGGGCGAAGAACACGCTACTCCTTGTCCTCGACGGCATGAGCGCCGCCAGCGCCGCGGAACTCGCCTCCACCGTGCTGCACGGGAACGAAGGCTGGGCAGAGGTCATCCCCGCTGCCGCCGAACGTCGCGGTTCCGCCGTGGCCGTGCTGCCGACACTCACGAACCTCAGCCGCACGTCCCTGTTTAGCGGCGAGTTGACCTCGGGAGGGCAGTCCCGCGAATTGTCAGGCTTCGCCGCGGTGGCGAAGGCCGGCGGGATCGCCCACTCGGTGCTCTTCCACAAGGCTCCCCTGGACTCCTCGCGCCCAGGCTTGGCCTTGCAGGACGACATTGCCGTTGCCATCGCTGACCAGCAAACGCAACTGGTGGCCTGTGTTTTGAACACCATCGACGATGCGCTCGATAAGAGCGACCCGGCCGGCACCACGTGGACGCCTGAAACCATCAGGCACCTGCGGCCATTGCTGTCCGCCGCGATGGCCGCCGGACGCACGGTGGTTATGACGTCCGACCACGGGCACATCGTGGAGCGTCGCAGAGGGGAACTACGCGCGTTCGGTGAAACGAGCAGCGCACGGTCCCGGACGCCGGAACCTGCCGCCGGTGACGACGAGGTGCTTGTCCAGGGCCGCCGCGTCCTGGCCGAAGGCGGCCGTGCGGTACTTGCCGTTGATGAAACCCTGCGCTACGGGCCGGTCAAGGCTGGCTACCACGGAGGCGCTTCCCCTGCTGAGGTGGTGGTTCCCGTCGTTACCTTGGTTCCCGGCGACAACGTCCCCGACGGGTGGAAGCTGGCGCCCTCGCAGGAACCGCTCTGGTGGTCGGTCGCTGCCAGCGGCGCCGCCGTGCGCCCGGCAAGCCCGGCTGCCGGGCTGACGAAGGCAGCCAAGGACAACACCCCATCGATGCTCGACAACTTCGACTCCCCCGATCCGGTCCCGGCCGCGCCAGGGATCGGCGCCGCTGTCGTATCTTCTGGCACGTTCAAGGCGCAGAAGGCCATTGCCGGCCGGCTTGCGGTCGCCGATAACCACGTGGTTGCCCTGCTGGATGCCTTGGCTGCTGTGCCGGGGACCCGGCTGGTCAAGGAGACGGCCGCCGTCGTCCTCCAGGTCGCGCCCGCGCGCATGGACGGGGCGGTGGCCCAGCTGCAGAAACTGCTCAACGTCGAAGGCTACGGGGTGTTGCGCGTCGATGGTTCCATGCTGGTCCTGGACGCGCGGCTGCTCCGGGAACAGTTCGGGGTGACGGACCGTGGCTGA